The Xyrauchen texanus isolate HMW12.3.18 chromosome 13, RBS_HiC_50CHRs, whole genome shotgun sequence genome contains the following window.
AAGATGAGTTGGTAATAATTTCTTAAAGCAGTTCAACATGGGAGCATTCCTAATACCAGTAGGCAGCACATTCCATAGTTTAGGGGCAGTGCATGAGAAAGCTGTCTCCCCATAGATTATAATCTGCAGGAAGGCCGCTGGAGACTAAAGAGAGCAAGCAGAACGGAGAGAGCAAGAAGGTGTGTAAAAAAGAGTAACAAGATCACATAGGTAAAAAGGAGCTGTCCCATGCACTGCTTTGTGTGTGTTAAAATAAGAGTCCAATatatgttaaattaaaaaaatcaatatgtGCATGGACAGGAACCCAATGAAATTGAGAGAGCATTGTATTAATGTGTTCACATGATGTATTAGTGAGAACACGAGCAGCTGAATTCTGAATGTATTGTAATCTTTTAATGGATTTTGCAGGCAAACCTGAAAAAGGTGTATTGCAATATTATTCTGGATCTAATAAAGGCATGAATAAGTCTTTCTGCATCAGGCAACGAGAGAAAAGGCCTGATCCTAGCAATATTTCTAAGGTGATAAAATGTGGTTTTAGAAACAACCTTGATAATGCAAACTGTGCATCAAAGATTGTGTACTTGATTGGTTTGAAGTACCAGGCTATTATCAACTGTCAATTTAAAATTATTACACTTCTGAGTAGCTGCTGGTGTACCACTGATTAGAAACTTGGACTTAGAACAATTTAATTTAAGAAAGTGAAGTTGCTTCCATGTTTCTATTGTATGCAAACAGTCAGCAGGGTTTGGTGCTGATGTAGATCTGAGAGTAATCAGAAGCAGTGATACCTCAAGCCAAATTTGCTGATGATCTGACCAAGGGCCAGCATGTAAATGCTAAACAATATGGAACCCACAACTTTAGATGTTaacacataaagcacattttaagtcaacattttttcagtgtaaatGCAAAGCTAATTTATTAAGGAGCatcaacaacaaaacattattttatatccAGCGTTGTATCTTAAAATGCAGTGAGCCACACTAACAACTACACTAATACACAAAATAAACTATGTGGTTTACCTCCATTTGCTATCCTTACCCATAAACCTCTTCTTCTCATATTTAGCCATATGAACAGCAAGTGCCATTCCAAGGCCAGAAGAACAACCAGTGATCAGTACAACATTCTGATTTATGGCTGCAATGGAAATGTTGTTTCTCTGAGGATATAGCAAGACAGATGGCAATGTGAAGAAATTGAGAGAAGAAAAAGAGTTAGTGGGAGTTTGAGAGATAGGCTAAATTTGTTAATCCACCATATACAGACTCAGCAGAATGGTCCATGTGTCACTTTAATCTACAGCCCCATACAAATGTGGTACAGATTGCTTATATTAACTAAAATAATGATTGCTGGTACATATGTCTTGAACACCACTGTGGTGTAAAACTCACATCTGATGATACTTTAATTACTTaaagttaattattttcatttaattaggTATTTTGCTTGAAACTGTTTTTGTTGCTCCAAGAAACTCAGCTATGCATATATTTTACATTCTTAATAACCCCCTGTCTTACTTCATGCCCACATCAACAAACACAAACGAATATAGTAGTGTTTTAAATTTGTTGCCATTTATTGTGTAATGGAAATAAGCATaattatagaaatacattttaaaccatttcTAGTCACTACAAAATATGCCTTAATAACATTTCAATTTGTAAGGTATCATCCATACATGTATAGATTTTCTCAGTTGAAGAAGACagacaattttatattttattttattaagatcTATATTTGTCTTTGTTctactgttttctttttaatattcattcatttgttttaatgtataACAAGGCAAAGCAATCGATTTGAAAGTCATTAATAGTAGTAAAATACAGTACATAGATGCTTAACACGCAGCATACTGGGTTCCCATCTGCATACCTATCAGACAGCACCAATCTTCACCCATGAAACACAAGAGCAAAGATGAGTATTTTGGAAAATATGCAAAAGAACAAAAGTGTATAAAAGTATGCGTTTTGAATGTGCATTTAGAAACGAGCACGGATGCGATCCATTGGGTCTGTGTCCCACATCTTGTGATCCCAGGCCTGGAACCAGCCAGTGAAGGTTGGGGGCTCAAAGCCCTGCTTTATAGTGATGACAGGAGTGCCACAACGGCCAGAGGGGTCTGACTCCACATAATCTTTGGCTGATGGAAAGAATAATTTGATATCATTAATAGCAAGGACATTCAATGATAATGTTCAACCACATTTATTTATCATGCATTATGAGTACTCAGGGATTGCTCTAGTTGAGAGATATTTTACTTTTTGTACTTTAGATAACTAAAGTATCCTAACAGTATAAATTACTTTTACAGTATAATGGTATGAGGGAATTTTAGTGTTGTTTAGTGCTTCAGAGTCATAATTTCTTACCTATTTTATCTGATCCAGTCCGCTCTAATTCGTTGGCATCATTACCAATCCAAAGACAGATCTAAGGGGATAAGATTCAGGGAATTAAAACTTAAGACTTTCACCAGCTGCAATACCTGAATTTGGTTGAAGTTGATGTAGGTACTTGTATAATGTCCAATCAATATTATGCACATGCTGAAACAGTGTGTAAAATAGAATGCCATTTTAAAGtgaatgaaattaaaattacttttataaaactcactttatttattattttagcatgttcctggtcttattgtgcacagcTCATCTTTGCacataatttcaaataaaatattttattgaaataaatataacTTGATATTTAACTGTATACCAGTACACTGTACATACAGCTTGCTCTGCCATTCAAACGACTTTTCAGCTGACGTAACTTCTttaacccctcccctccaacTACTTCACTCAATTCAGGTATGTAACACCCACACATCCAGATTGATTTAAAtctcaatggataaaatcaagcctcgtcttaaaaaaaacatctcataattttaaatgttttaaattttgttACGCTCAAAAAACACTTAATTTTGCAAGCCAGACTTGTGTTACTTCAGGTGTGTGAAGCAAAAAGGACTTGTCCAAAACAAAATAAGGCTGTCCGTACACTGAATTCAAACTGGTTTTCGGTGAGCACTTTTTTCACcattcaaatataaaataataaaagtatatatttatatattatatatttttttctcataatAGTTTTCAATTGGAAATATGTAAAATGACAGAAATAATATGAATTGCAAATGGCATATCATGTGACTTCAACATAAATGTTTCTAACCTGATCCCAAGTATCCAAAAGCATGACATCATCAGTGGCCAAATCAGACTGGTTGAACTCTCCAGGCACTTCTTCAGCCTGAGATGAAAATGGAGAAGTATAGTAAGgtatatgcatttatttaactcaattattttgaataaattccaTCTGGGAGAACTCACAACCAGACGTCCAGTCTTGTTGGAGCAGCCAAACAGACGAGGAGGTTTAACTGTCTTTTGCAGACTTTTGGAAGTCTGATAATCCTTCTTTCCACCCAGAGCAGACCAAAACCCAGCTAAGAAGAGCAAAATGAGATGAAAGATagagatagaaagagaaagcATGGGAGATGAAAGGAAGTAAGAATTACTGGggcaatatgtattatcaaaaacaaaacttgaacAATATATTTTCCTTTATCATGAAAAAACATTGGCTTTAAATAATGTGAAtgtataattaacatttttgtatcAACAAAACTGCAAAACAACAGGCAGTTTGGGCATATAAGGGATGTCTTTAAACAATGCCTGAACATTTATAATAAAGCAGACACCCACCTGGCTCTTTGCCCTCTGCAATTTCAGTGATGCTACCTCCAAGGAAGCTGCAGACATATTTTGCAGCAGTCTTTTCTTCCTCCGATGCGCCTATTCCTCTCCACAGAAAAATGCCGTCAGGACACTTCAGCACAAACACATCATTAGTGTTCAGTTTAGCTGCAGAGGGTTCCACCTGGGTAAGGAGAGAGACAAATATAGAGGACAAGTCAGAGACAGAGATTATTGCCTGTTGGTCATTCCTAAGTCTTTGCACAGTATGCGCTGCTTTGGAGTGACTGAAGTTTTCACTGACCTCCACAGCACGTGTTGCACGCGTGGAGCTCTGACGGATGTGGAAGAGGCGTGTGCTACCAGTCTGACTCTGACCACTTTTACGTGAAGTCCCGCCCATGTTGATGATCATGGGTTTCCCCTTAAACAGACTCATCAAATGGGCCGGTtcctggccttgagtgacacggACCTGCAGCGGGACATTACAGTGAGTTCCAAATCAAGTAGACCTTGTTAGaccataattattttatataaaatgaacttTTCTCAGTAGCATATTAGAGATGACAAGAGTCCATTGAAACATACAAGATCATTTGACCAGACACTAGAGATGAGGGGTGTGTTTTGTAATACCTGGACAGGTGCACCACCCATTGACTCATCCAGCTTGACTGTAAGAAAAGCTGAAGCAGCCAGTTCATCTTGTGTGCACTTCAAGCCTTGcctgaaacaaaaatgaaaacatctaGTAAGGCAATTAAATATTGACTTTGGTTTATCTGTTGGTTAATGAGTAACTGTACCAGTACATCAATCTGTGGCTCTCTTAGCTCACCAGGTGTAGATAATGTGTTGCTCTCTGCTTCCTTGGTGGTAGGTGTAGAGGATCAGGTAACAGTCTCCTCCATAGAACTGCCCGTAGATTGAAGGGTCCACAGGAACTTTATCCCCACCCTCCACACGCCACACCTGCAGAGGTTTAGTGCAAGAGACTTTATCCAAGCTCAGCAAGACATGACATGACAGCATTGTGAAATTTCTATCCTATGTCTGGTTCAATGGCAACACAATGACAACATAGCAATGGCATACTGCAATATataaactagggatgtgcatgcATAGTCGACATTCAGTTAACCGCTCGACACACTGCTATTCGAATACCATaatcactattcggttattctacaagtgcaatagaggtcttcaaccAGACCCCAAATCGGTGAATTCTGACAAAACTTCAGGTTTTGGGTCAGTTTTTTAAGAACAGGGGAAGTTAGGGGCTATTCAACATGCTTTTCTGtgcgtctgtgctgtttttctatATACTGTAAGTACACGCTGGACTGGTGTCTTTGACTGTTTTTTCTTTCAGCGTCTCGTGCCGGATCGCCGCATTTGTAGACACCatgtaaagttaaaaaaattatttttatttttataaatgtatcacGAAACACCTGTATTGATTCATTTGTTGTGTTGTATTGTGCTGCCTTCTGAAGTAGTTCAGGTCGCAAAGTGGACTTCATGTGGCTTACACCATTAAATTAATTCCAGGTTATTTTTCAAAGGAAAGTGTCAGcgctttataaaatgtaaatcatCGTTTTTAATTTTTGCTTTGGAGTGCATATTAACGTACAATAATTAAACAAGTTCAATTCCATTTGATTTTTAATCTTTGAAATATCAAAGCATCCCGAAGAGGATATGTAACCACAGCAGTGTAATCCAATGCACATGATAATAATTGGAAATGTCAGCCCACCTGGGCAGAGTGCATATACCGGCAgtgacattatttgtatttttttttattatttttgtttgagcttaatgtgagattttataatctgaGATGTATGTATTGTGCGAGTTAGGCTCAtggctcactgtgcactttaattgctgctgttttgatTAGTGTCTGAGGAAATTCCATTggaataaacattctttattaccGCGTCCGaatccaaacaaaaaaaaaacgattaatCATTTGTGAAACCTCCTGGTTAACTGAATGTTAAAAATGGTAACCGTGATCATCCCTAATATAAACTTTCATtgcaaattacaaaatatttaaattataggtCGAATTAGAAGGAATTCTAAAGACAATTGGTCATTGGTCTTATTAGGATTTATATTTTTACCTGGACCTTGCCAGAGCCATCGTCCACCATACCGTGCTGGGCAGCCATTGCGTTGTTGGAGTGCAGACTGGAGGCGTCAAAAGGAATCTGCTCAACATGGGCAATGCGACCAATGCTGTAGGCCTTTCCTGGACCTGTGGTCTGCTCCTTATCCTTCCAGTTACTGAAGAACTGTTTAAACAGTGTGGTCTCACCTCCAGCTGGCATAACCTGGATCTGATCACAGAAAGGATGGTAGATAGACTAGTTAGAACTTGGCTTCCACTTGATTTACTTCATTAACAAGGTAACTAAGGCTAGTTTTGAGTTAGATGTCTGATGAGGTCAATACCTGCGTGTTTTGGGGGTAGTTCTTGTCTTTGATAAACTGCTCGGCTGTTTTCATGGCTGCCTTACGTTCATCTGTGTTAGCGTTCTGTCCTGAGGTGTTTAAATATATGAGAGGGTCCATAAAGTAAAACACAGCTATCTTCACCCAGTATTTCACCTTGTAGCTTTaattaatatacatataatacaaggatgtaaccaaatattTACAATTAAATTGTGCAGACGAAATTATGCAAGTTTAAGAATCTCCCATTGAAAAAACCCATACTGATTGACCCCTAATGTGAATacccctcaatgtctatggtggttatgaCCTGGATATAATAAAGGACACCAAAATAATAATCACAGTTAAATATTGGCCATACCTTTCCAAAGAAAGATCTTGCTGTCCGCTCCATTGTCCAGGATGTAGCACTCGTCGGGAGTGAGCATCGCCTGCTTGAAAGGGCTGCTCTGGGCTACCAGAGATGTCTTCATGGAGCCTGCAGCGTCAGATACCTAATACAAGCAAGTcacatacaatatatttttattgtacataTTTATAAAACTCCATAAATACTtaacaattaattgaaaaaattaaaaacagttcATAGAGTCCAGCAGAAACCAGTGCTAACTTTTGGATATGTGTACAATATATTACATAATCAAACATACCATGTAGAGAGTGCCCTTTTTCTGATTGGCTTTCTCTGTCGTCTCATCATCAGGACTTCCAGATGGGATTTTGGGCTTGGGACCAAGAACCTAAAAATAAACGGGGTAAGGGTTTACACCAATATTATCAATGGGAGGATGAAATGTCACCAGTGTGTGCAAGCACCATTCAACTAATTAAAAGTCACATAGAAAGACTATTTTATAGAACCTCAAGCAAGAAGTAAAAATCCACACCAAGAATCCTTTGATTTTGTTGACTGCTATACTAAAAACATataatatttaaagtattttctATTTGTTACTTCACTTTTACAGattctgtttgttttaatttacCAAGTGTTTTATTAGCTATTTTATTAAGATAAAATAGTTGTGTTGATGTATAGTGTATCTTCTTGTGTAGAtgtaaaattattgtatttaagtAATTATAAGTTTCCACatcaattgcattttttttgtttaccttacaaaacatattttacagTTTACTGTGTTTTGTTGAGGGAGCTCAGGTGATTGACGCCAGCTCAGGCAATTCACTCAAGACTGTAAGACTCAATACAATGGCAGAGAAGAGGTGGATGGAACAATATGAATCCATAAGAAACAATTCTGTGCTCTGTCTTGAAGCAAATGCAGCCAGGCCAGCACAgatacttttgttttatttgtggttAATTtacttaaaggtttagttcacccaaatattttaaattctctcatgatttactcacctttaagccatcccagatgtgtatgattttccttcttcagcagaaccaaagatTTTTATATGCAGATTTCAGCTCGGTTTGTCCgtgcaatgcatgtaaatgggtgccatcatgCTACTGGTAGTTTGATGgttcaaaaggcatatttaggcagcattacagtaatcaacacaactccagtcaatcaattaatgtattttgtagcaaaccgataggttggtgtaagaaacaaatggatatttaaacattttgaaccTTAAATCGTTGCTTCTGCCCAACACTGCATTACTGTTTGAAATTACATAATGTGTGATGTTCGTTTGTTGTGTTCTTCTGACTTCTTGCATAAAAGTGCCAGTGCGCTTACATCACTGATGCgttgactgctggcaggaagaatatttttttttaaatgaatacattttttattatttatattttacacaaaCTTATCAATTTGCTTTAGCCAACATTAattgcctaaatatgccttttggacagtcaaacagccagcagcctgatggcacccatttacatgcatagtatggacaaactgagctgaaacctgctcataaaaatcttcactttggtaactgctgaagaaggaaattcatacacatcttggatgttTTAAAGGTtcgtaaatcatgagaggattttaatttttgggtgaactatccctttaattaaagaTCTTATTTAATTCTCTGTGGCATGCCTCAACTGTCCCTATTATGTGTGTCTTCAATTCCTGCCATAACAGCAGAAGCAAAGCTATGCTGTAATTGCACACTGCATGTTCAAACTTGCAGCATAATAGAG
Protein-coding sequences here:
- the LOC127653715 gene encoding gelsolin-like: MVYHKEFQNAGKEPGLQIWRIEKMDLKPVPKQLHGNFFTGDAYVVLFTTSAPSYSVHMWLGSECSQDESGAAAIFVMQLDDHLGGAPVQYREVQNNESLTYLGYFKSGIKYKQGGVASGFQHVVTNDMNVKRLLHIKGRRVIRATEVNMSWASFNCGDCFIIDLGKDIYQWCGSECNRFERLKASQVAIDIRDNERNGRAALHMVEDGSEPEAVLTVLGPKPKIPSGSPDDETTEKANQKKGTLYMVSDAAGSMKTSLVAQSSPFKQAMLTPDECYILDNGADSKIFLWKGQNANTDERKAAMKTAEQFIKDKNYPQNTQIQVMPAGGETTLFKQFFSNWKDKEQTTGPGKAYSIGRIAHVEQIPFDASSLHSNNAMAAQHGMVDDGSGKVQVWRVEGGDKVPVDPSIYGQFYGGDCYLILYTYHQGSREQHIIYTWQGLKCTQDELAASAFLTVKLDESMGGAPVQVRVTQGQEPAHLMSLFKGKPMIINMGGTSRKSGQSQTGSTRLFHIRQSSTRATRAVEVEPSAAKLNTNDVFVLKCPDGIFLWRGIGASEEEKTAAKYVCSFLGGSITEIAEGKEPAGFWSALGGKKDYQTSKSLQKTVKPPRLFGCSNKTGRLVAEEVPGEFNQSDLATDDVMLLDTWDQICLWIGNDANELERTGSDKIAKDYVESDPSGRCGTPVITIKQGFEPPTFTGWFQAWDHKMWDTDPMDRIRARF